One window from the genome of Eucalyptus grandis isolate ANBG69807.140 chromosome 7, ASM1654582v1, whole genome shotgun sequence encodes:
- the LOC120295527 gene encoding uncharacterized protein LOC120295527: protein MDMALEALEALPTELSKPVSADIDREKVREAAAAHFEDLTADQKEAARSLFDTMNKDKNDKISIHEFRTFLSDAGLRTVNPDDLFAELDKDDNKNLSFEELITFFYVLSRDEYKHLLKRRPSTDVRGQQARTGRGTEGEANDEGRKWTKILPQLYDKFKGTYNLEEWVSENSCTII from the exons aTGGACATGGCCTTGGAGGCCTTGGAGGCCTTGCCGACCGAGCTAAGCAAGCCCGTCTCGGCAGACATAGATAGAGAAAAGGTTCGCGAGGCTGCAGCTGCTCACTTCGAGGACTTGACGGCGGACCAGAAGGAGGCGGCCAGGAGCCTCTTCGACACCATGAACAAGGACAAGAACGACAAGATAAGTATCCACGAGTTCAGGACCTTCCTGAGCGATGCCGGGCTCCGTACTGTCAACCCTGATGATCTCTTCGCAGAGCTGGACAAGGACGACAACAAGAATCTCAGTTTTGAGGAACTAATCACCTTCTTCTACGTCCTCAGCCGCGACGAGTATAAACACCTATTAAAACGCAGGCCTAGTACTGATGTACGCGGTCAACAG GCGAGAACCGGGCGTGGGACGGAGGGAGAAGCTAATGACGAA GGGCGGAAATGGACCAAAATCTTGCCGCAGCTGTACGACAAGTTTAAGGGCACGTACAACCTTGAAGAGTGGGTGAGCGAGAACTCATGCACCATCATTTAG
- the LOC104417165 gene encoding troponin C, skeletal muscle — protein sequence MDADRSGSISIAEFMTFLTFAGLQSENLGWLFEELDKDNNGTLDFEEVLTFFYILSREEYREILNCRASTDAPRGQPKPGGRNLVKTLDQFNKVLEVFKAVGDVVQLGASLGCTIV from the exons ATGGACGCGGACAGGAGCGGCAGCATAAGCATCGCCGAGTTCATGACCTTCCTGACGTTTGCTGGGTTACAAAGCGAAAACCTTGGTTGGCTTTTTGAAGAGCTAGACAAGGACAACAACGGCACTCTCGATTTTGAAGAAGTGCTCACCTTCTTCTACATCCTCAGCCGTGAAGAGTACAGAGAAATATTGAACTGCCGGGCAAGCACCGATGCACCCCGTGGGCAG CCGAAACCTGGCGGTCGGAACTTGGTCAAAACCTTGGACCAGTTCAACAAGGTATTGGAAGTGTTCAAGGCGGTAGGGGACGTGGTCCAGTTGGGGGCTTCGCTTGGATGCACCATTGTTTAG